A window of the Listeria swaminathanii genome harbors these coding sequences:
- the yqeK gene encoding bis(5'-nucleosyl)-tetraphosphatase (symmetrical) YqeK: MERNEVLKKVEAAMPSARFKHTLGVEKAAVELAEHYHMDVEKARIAALLHDYAKYYEDDKARKIIEDEGYDPRLLAFHRSLWHAPVGAYLAEKEFGITDTEILEAIRLHTTGSATMSDFDKLIYLADYTEQGRTFPGVYKARRLALKSLDEAMLFALSNTITHLIKKQQLVFPDTLDAYNYFVNLNLEGDY, translated from the coding sequence ATGGAAAGAAATGAAGTGCTAAAAAAAGTAGAAGCAGCTATGCCGAGTGCTCGTTTCAAACACACTTTAGGCGTAGAAAAAGCAGCCGTAGAACTTGCAGAACATTATCATATGGATGTGGAAAAAGCGAGAATTGCTGCGCTATTGCACGATTATGCCAAGTACTATGAAGATGATAAAGCTCGAAAAATCATTGAAGACGAGGGCTATGACCCACGTTTGCTTGCCTTTCATCGTTCGCTGTGGCACGCTCCAGTCGGTGCCTATCTGGCAGAAAAAGAATTTGGTATTACCGATACGGAAATACTGGAAGCTATTCGCCTGCATACCACAGGAAGCGCGACGATGTCTGATTTCGATAAACTTATCTATTTAGCCGATTATACCGAACAAGGAAGAACATTCCCTGGCGTATATAAAGCACGTAGACTAGCACTTAAATCATTGGATGAAGCAATGCTATTCGCTTTATCAAACACCATTACGCACTTGATCAAAAAGCAACAATTGGTTTTTCCGGATACACTGGATGCCTATAATTATTTTGTTAATTTAAATTTGGAAGGAGACTATTAA
- a CDS encoding helix-hairpin-helix domain-containing protein, with product MMELLKKHKNYFIIGVAILCAGLVYLAIPDGGSDEVTATQTVTKEEKPEKEEIKTSGYIYIDIKGAVRAPGVYKLPVDARVQDVVKIAGGLTGEADNSKLNLAEKLKDEMSIYVYEKGEEGPALPVANAEETTNTTEKININSATKADLQQVPGIGESKATAIIEYREKEGLFQTIEDLKNVSGIGEKTVEKLKEYLDVN from the coding sequence ATGATGGAACTACTAAAAAAACACAAAAATTATTTCATTATCGGGGTGGCTATTCTTTGCGCTGGGTTAGTTTATCTCGCTATTCCAGATGGTGGAAGCGATGAAGTCACAGCAACTCAAACAGTAACTAAGGAAGAAAAACCGGAGAAAGAAGAGATAAAGACATCTGGCTACATCTATATTGACATCAAAGGCGCAGTACGAGCACCAGGTGTATATAAATTACCAGTAGATGCCAGAGTGCAAGATGTGGTAAAAATCGCAGGAGGGCTCACAGGAGAAGCTGACAACAGTAAATTAAACTTAGCAGAAAAACTAAAAGACGAAATGAGTATCTACGTTTACGAAAAAGGAGAGGAAGGACCTGCACTGCCAGTAGCTAACGCAGAAGAAACAACCAACACGACTGAAAAAATTAATATTAACAGCGCAACGAAAGCAGATTTACAGCAAGTGCCAGGAATTGGCGAATCAAAGGCAACAGCCATTATTGAATATCGCGAAAAAGAAGGTTTATTTCAAACAATAGAAGATTTGAAAAATGTTTCTGGCATAGGCGAAAAGACAGTAGAAAAATTAAAAGAATATTTGGATGTTAATTAA
- the yhbY gene encoding ribosome assembly RNA-binding protein YhbY — protein MLTATQKRFLRKEAHNIQPIFQVGKGSVSPNLIIHVKEALEVRELIKISILQNCEEDKQTVAEKISARSGADIVQVIGRTIILYKTSVNKPQIKLP, from the coding sequence ATGTTAACAGCTACACAAAAACGTTTTTTAAGAAAAGAAGCACATAATATCCAACCCATTTTCCAAGTAGGAAAAGGAAGCGTATCACCAAACTTAATTATCCACGTAAAAGAAGCGCTAGAAGTGAGAGAATTAATTAAAATTTCGATTCTACAAAACTGTGAGGAAGATAAACAAACCGTTGCAGAGAAAATTAGTGCTCGTTCCGGCGCGGATATCGTCCAAGTGATTGGTAGAACAATTATTCTTTATAAAACTTCTGTAAATAAGCCACAAATTAAATTACCGTAA
- the aroE gene encoding shikimate dehydrogenase — protein MEKYVVIGNPIRHSLSPAMQNRIFQELGMNAEYNSVLIEEDAFETEIKKLMDSGVRGFNITTPFKERILPFLDELEDLAAASGAVNTVLRKEGKWYGFNTDGKGYLEGLEEIRPITKDDSILITGAGGASKAIYLALTSHTDAKITVANRTTEKAIEMTKDNANHHAMTLQQAEQGLADFTIIIQTTSIGLEASKNKSPISLANVSKGTICSDIIYNPAETAFLKEAKENGAITQNGLPMFVNQGALAFEIWTGIKPERSLMKEAVLEQLGGN, from the coding sequence TTGGAAAAATATGTTGTTATCGGAAATCCAATTCGTCACTCGTTATCACCAGCTATGCAAAATCGGATTTTCCAAGAACTTGGAATGAACGCGGAGTATAACTCTGTTTTAATAGAAGAAGACGCTTTTGAAACAGAAATCAAAAAATTAATGGATTCTGGAGTGCGTGGTTTTAACATCACCACACCATTTAAAGAACGCATTCTACCATTTTTAGACGAACTAGAGGACCTTGCAGCAGCTTCCGGCGCAGTTAATACAGTGCTTAGAAAAGAGGGCAAATGGTACGGATTCAACACAGATGGCAAAGGCTACTTAGAAGGATTAGAAGAAATTCGCCCCATCACAAAAGATGATTCTATTTTAATCACCGGTGCTGGTGGAGCAAGCAAGGCAATTTATCTGGCGCTTACAAGTCATACAGACGCCAAAATAACCGTTGCCAACCGAACCACAGAAAAAGCGATAGAAATGACGAAAGATAATGCTAATCACCACGCCATGACCCTGCAACAAGCAGAACAAGGACTGGCTGATTTTACCATTATCATTCAAACGACTTCTATCGGTCTAGAAGCTTCTAAAAACAAAAGCCCAATTTCGCTGGCAAATGTATCAAAAGGAACGATTTGTTCGGATATTATTTATAACCCAGCCGAAACTGCTTTTCTAAAAGAAGCAAAGGAAAATGGGGCTATTACCCAAAACGGCTTACCGATGTTTGTTAATCAAGGGGCACTTGCCTTTGAAATATGGACTGGTATTAAACCAGAGCGATCACTGATGAAAGAAGCAGTACTCGAACAATTAGGAGGAAACTAA
- a CDS encoding class I SAM-dependent DNA methyltransferase, whose product MSYEYFPGFYDRLMDSELYDEWVEFSADFIGDTPKKVLDLACGTAEFALRLSFLSHQVTGVDLSKEMVTVAKEKVAAAEINLPILEQDMSKLALGQTFDVVTCFCDSLNYLETEQALADTIQAVSAHLEPSGLFLFDVHSVFKIDQGFKDYSYGDSDEEISTIWNSFPGEHPHSIEHELTFYILGEDDTYNRVDELHKERTYPIATYENLLKKYGFTKIDVYADFSHEKPTNTSERIFFAARK is encoded by the coding sequence ATGAGTTATGAATATTTTCCAGGTTTTTACGATAGACTTATGGATTCTGAACTTTATGATGAATGGGTAGAATTTTCAGCTGATTTTATTGGGGATACACCAAAAAAAGTGCTTGATTTAGCCTGTGGAACTGCAGAATTTGCGCTACGATTAAGCTTTTTAAGCCATCAAGTAACCGGGGTAGATTTGTCGAAAGAAATGGTAACCGTTGCAAAAGAAAAAGTGGCTGCTGCGGAAATAAATTTACCGATTTTAGAGCAAGACATGTCTAAACTAGCATTAGGTCAAACGTTTGATGTTGTCACGTGCTTCTGTGATTCCCTTAATTATTTGGAAACAGAACAAGCGCTCGCGGACACAATCCAAGCAGTTTCAGCACATTTAGAACCAAGTGGCTTATTTTTATTTGATGTCCATTCTGTTTTTAAAATAGATCAAGGCTTTAAAGATTATTCTTACGGTGACAGTGATGAGGAGATTTCTACCATTTGGAATTCATTTCCGGGTGAGCATCCACACTCTATTGAACATGAACTAACTTTTTATATTTTGGGCGAAGATGATACGTATAACCGAGTGGACGAATTGCATAAAGAACGTACCTATCCAATTGCTACTTATGAAAATTTATTAAAAAAATATGGTTTTACGAAAATAGATGTTTATGCTGATTTTAGTCACGAAAAACCAACCAATACGAGCGAAAGAATCTTTTTCGCAGCAAGAAAGTAA
- the rsfS gene encoding ribosome silencing factor, whose amino-acid sequence MNSYDTLMLTAKAADDKRAEDILALDMKGLSSFADYFVICHGNSDKQVQAIAREIKEKALENQVDVKRLEGFDAAQWVLIDLGDVIIHVFHKEERSYYNLEKLWGDAPLVDVSAAFVS is encoded by the coding sequence TTGAACAGTTACGATACATTAATGCTGACCGCAAAGGCAGCAGACGATAAAAGAGCAGAGGATATTTTGGCATTAGACATGAAGGGGTTATCAAGTTTCGCGGATTATTTTGTTATCTGCCACGGTAATTCAGACAAACAAGTCCAAGCAATCGCTCGTGAAATAAAAGAAAAAGCTCTAGAAAACCAAGTAGATGTGAAACGTTTAGAAGGCTTTGATGCGGCACAATGGGTATTAATCGACTTAGGCGATGTCATTATCCATGTATTCCACAAAGAAGAGCGTTCTTACTATAATCTAGAAAAACTATGGGGAGACGCGCCACTAGTGGACGTTTCTGCGGCGTTTGTTTCTTAA
- a CDS encoding nicotinate-nucleotide adenylyltransferase encodes MTHKVGILGGTFDPPHLAHLRMAEEAKKQLGLEKILFLPNKIPPHKHISGMASSDERVEMLQLMIEGIDSFEIDTRELMRAGKSYTYDTMRDMISEQPDTDFYFIIGGDMVEYLPKWYHIDDLVKMVTFVGVNRPLYQPEVPYDVVKIDMPETTISSTEIRNDIEHAEAFLPEKVWSYIKEHQLYGKK; translated from the coding sequence ATGACACATAAAGTCGGTATCTTAGGCGGAACATTCGATCCACCACATTTAGCGCACCTTCGCATGGCAGAAGAGGCGAAAAAACAACTTGGTCTCGAAAAAATCCTTTTTCTACCTAATAAAATTCCGCCACATAAACACATTAGTGGTATGGCTTCCAGTGACGAACGCGTAGAAATGCTTCAACTGATGATAGAAGGTATAGATTCTTTTGAAATTGATACACGTGAGCTCATGCGCGCAGGAAAGTCCTATACGTATGATACAATGCGTGATATGATAAGCGAGCAGCCGGATACTGATTTTTATTTTATTATCGGTGGAGACATGGTAGAATATTTGCCAAAGTGGTATCATATAGATGACTTAGTAAAAATGGTGACCTTCGTTGGGGTGAATCGCCCCCTTTATCAACCAGAAGTTCCATATGACGTTGTAAAAATCGACATGCCGGAAACGACAATTTCTTCTACAGAAATTAGAAATGATATCGAACACGCAGAAGCCTTTTTGCCAGAAAAAGTTTGGTCATATATAAAGGAGCATCAACTTTATGGAAAGAAATGA
- a CDS encoding ComE operon protein 2 has translation MQRIAWDQFFMAQSHLISSRSTCTRLMVGATIVRDKRIIAGGYNGSIAGGDHCAEHGCYVVDGHCIRTIHAEMNAILQCAKFGATTDKAELYVTHFPCLACTKSIIQAGIKKVYFAKDYKNHPYALELFNIAGVELQKVEFDESVLQVNNWNGDKMHTLVKEAASEVNIEPEKAEQLYQNISEKLN, from the coding sequence GTGCAAAGGATCGCATGGGATCAGTTTTTTATGGCGCAAAGTCATCTAATATCATCAAGGAGCACGTGTACACGACTAATGGTAGGTGCGACAATAGTTCGAGATAAACGTATTATTGCGGGCGGATATAATGGGTCAATAGCTGGTGGGGATCATTGTGCAGAACATGGTTGTTATGTTGTAGATGGCCATTGTATTCGTACAATACATGCAGAAATGAACGCAATCTTACAATGTGCCAAATTTGGTGCAACTACAGATAAAGCGGAATTATATGTAACACATTTCCCTTGTCTTGCTTGTACAAAATCTATTATTCAAGCAGGAATCAAGAAAGTATATTTTGCTAAAGACTACAAAAATCATCCGTACGCTTTAGAATTATTTAACATTGCAGGCGTTGAATTACAAAAAGTAGAATTTGATGAATCTGTTCTTCAAGTAAACAATTGGAACGGCGATAAAATGCATACTTTAGTAAAAGAAGCTGCAAGTGAAGTAAATATCGAACCAGAAAAAGCAGAGCAACTGTACCAAAACATCTCAGAAAAATTGAACTAA